Proteins co-encoded in one Kribbella solani genomic window:
- a CDS encoding SDR family oxidoreductase: MTILVIGARGAVGRQVVAGLRAAGRPVRASVRDLAKADFGPGIEVVQADLTLPETLPAALDGVSQVFLYAEPSGAADFGKAASAAGVERVVLLSSGSVLVPWATSNRITAEHRLTEELLSANGPELVPIRPLALANNARSWAWSIRSERIVRLVHPESVSAPIHERDIAEVAVAALSGADPRAVSALLTGGEPLTLRTQVGLIAAAIGAPIAVEEIDETRAHEMFGMGGTVETELMEAVLHFVRRGTEPGGWYRTDTAEHLLGRPPLQFSAWAQDHAADFT; the protein is encoded by the coding sequence ATGACCATCCTCGTCATCGGAGCTCGCGGCGCGGTCGGGCGGCAGGTCGTCGCCGGCCTGCGCGCCGCAGGCCGGCCGGTACGTGCCTCCGTTCGCGATCTGGCCAAAGCCGACTTCGGCCCCGGCATCGAGGTCGTACAAGCTGATCTGACTCTCCCGGAGACGTTGCCCGCTGCACTCGACGGTGTCAGCCAGGTCTTCCTGTACGCCGAGCCCAGCGGCGCGGCCGACTTCGGGAAGGCCGCGTCGGCGGCGGGTGTCGAGCGGGTGGTGCTGCTGTCGTCGGGCAGCGTTCTGGTGCCCTGGGCAACGTCGAACCGGATCACCGCGGAACACCGGCTGACCGAGGAGTTGCTGTCCGCGAATGGTCCGGAACTGGTGCCGATCCGCCCGCTTGCGCTCGCCAACAACGCCCGGAGCTGGGCGTGGTCGATCAGGTCCGAACGGATCGTCAGGCTCGTTCACCCCGAGTCCGTCTCGGCGCCGATCCATGAGCGCGACATCGCGGAGGTCGCGGTCGCGGCACTCTCCGGCGCTGATCCCCGGGCCGTGTCCGCGCTGCTGACCGGCGGCGAGCCGCTGACCTTGCGTACGCAGGTCGGGCTGATCGCCGCGGCCATCGGTGCCCCGATCGCCGTCGAGGAAATCGACGAGACCCGCGCCCACGAGATGTTCGGGATGGGTGGGACGGTCGAGACGGAGCTGATGGAGGCGGTTCTGCACTTCGTGCGGCGAGGGACCGAGCCAGGCGGTTGGTACCGGACCGACACGGCCGAGCACCTTCTCGGCCGCCCGCCGCTCCAGTTCAGCGCCTGGGCCCAGGACCACGCGGCTGACTTCACGTAA
- a CDS encoding AsnC family transcriptional regulator yields MNASTDPYDELDRALLQALHLDARAPFRRLGEVLGVSDQTVARRYARLRQRGALRVTVLRHAGPVREVQWLLRVRAVPSAAGEVADALARRPDTSWVNLCAGGTEIECTVYGTDVGPLLLEVLPRTRQVIDVEAAEVLHVFYGGAGSPYAKPGPLTPDQIAALTQPAAGADSSTPRGDGVLEGLDLRLYEELRSDGRASVDHLANVGGVSGPTVRRRLRALVADGVISFDIDADPRLMGLPARAMLRLAVRPDRLDATGRALAEHTEVAFVAATTGSTSLYAAIGSYSPGGLYHYLTTEIAALSGITQVSPTPVLRTVKAATTHYGPHHPAG; encoded by the coding sequence GTGAACGCGTCAACTGATCCGTACGACGAGCTCGACCGGGCGCTGCTGCAGGCGTTGCACCTCGACGCCCGGGCGCCGTTCCGGCGGTTGGGGGAGGTTCTTGGCGTCTCCGATCAGACCGTCGCCCGCCGCTACGCGCGCCTGCGGCAGCGCGGCGCGCTGAGGGTGACGGTGCTGCGTCATGCCGGCCCGGTTCGCGAGGTGCAGTGGCTGCTCCGGGTACGCGCCGTGCCGAGCGCCGCGGGCGAGGTCGCCGACGCCCTCGCCCGCCGCCCCGACACCAGTTGGGTGAACCTCTGCGCCGGCGGCACCGAAATCGAATGCACCGTGTACGGCACGGACGTGGGCCCGCTCCTTCTCGAAGTACTCCCACGCACTCGTCAGGTGATCGACGTCGAGGCCGCGGAGGTCCTGCACGTCTTCTACGGCGGCGCGGGCTCCCCGTACGCCAAACCTGGCCCGTTGACCCCCGACCAGATCGCCGCCCTAACTCAACCTGCTGCCGGCGCCGATTCCAGTACGCCCCGTGGTGACGGCGTGCTTGAAGGGCTTGACCTGCGGCTCTACGAGGAGCTGCGGAGTGATGGTCGGGCGTCTGTCGACCACTTGGCGAACGTTGGAGGCGTGTCCGGCCCGACCGTCCGCCGTCGCCTGCGGGCGCTGGTCGCTGATGGTGTGATCAGCTTCGACATCGATGCCGATCCGCGCCTGATGGGGCTGCCCGCACGCGCGATGCTGCGGTTGGCGGTGAGGCCCGATCGGCTCGACGCGACCGGCCGCGCCCTCGCGGAGCACACCGAGGTCGCCTTCGTGGCCGCGACCACTGGTTCGACATCGCTCTACGCCGCGATCGGCAGCTACTCACCTGGCGGTCTGTACCACTACCTGACCACCGAGATCGCCGCCCTCTCGGGCATCACCCAGGTCAGCCCCACCCCAGTCCTACGCACGGTCAAAGCCGCGACCACCCACTACGGCCCCCACCACCCAGCCGGCTGA
- a CDS encoding VOC family protein translates to MIDHVSLQCDDLAASRRFYETLLGALDITVAMDFGDALGLAGPDGDPKLWLGKQTTGGTQREIHLAFTAPDRATVQTVHEAVTALGAEVLHAPREWPEYHPGYYAVFVRDPDGNNVEVVTHA, encoded by the coding sequence ATGATCGACCACGTATCGCTGCAGTGCGACGACCTGGCTGCCAGTCGGCGGTTCTACGAGACTCTGCTCGGGGCGCTGGACATCACGGTGGCGATGGACTTCGGGGACGCGCTCGGGCTGGCCGGTCCGGACGGCGACCCGAAGCTCTGGCTCGGCAAGCAGACGACGGGTGGTACGCAGCGCGAGATCCACCTCGCCTTCACCGCCCCGGACCGCGCGACGGTGCAGACGGTGCACGAGGCCGTCACCGCGCTCGGCGCCGAGGTCCTGCACGCCCCGAGGGAGTGGCCGGAGTACCACCCCGGCTACTACGCCGTCTTCGTCCGCGACCCCGACGGCAACAACGTCGAGGTCGTCACCCACGCCTGA
- the uvrB gene encoding excinuclease ABC subunit UvrB, translating to MRQVSELQRMVAPLKVVSDFDPAGDQPTAIADLERRINAGEQDVVLLGATGTGKTATMAWLAERVQRPMLILQPNKTLAAQFANELRNFFPENAVEYFVSYYDYYQPEAYVPQTDTYIEKDSSINEEVERLRHSATWSLLTRRDVVVVATVSCIYGLGSADEYLNRMIHVKVGTEMDRDGLLRKLVGVQYARNDLAGTRGTFRVRGDTLEVFPVYQELAVRVEFFGDEIERVMTMHPLTGEVLSEEDEVYIGAATHYVTAPERMEKAITSIEAELAERLAELERNGQLLEAQRLRMRTTYDIEMMRQIGTCSGIENYSRHTDGREPGTAPHCLLDYFPEDFLLVIDESHVTVPQIGGMYEGDMSRKRTLVEHGFRLPSAMDNRPLRWEEFLERIGQTVYLSATPGQYEQDKSDGFVEQIIRPTGLVDPEVIVKPTKGQIDDLIHEIRLRVERNERVLVTTLTKKMSEDLTDYLLEMGIRTRYLHSEVDTLRRVELLRELRMGEFDVLVGINLLREGLDLPEVSLVAILDADKEGFLRSGRSLIQTIGRAARNVSGQVFMYADKITPSMEQAIDETNRRRAKQNAYNEANGVDPQPLRKKIADITDMLAREDADTAELLGSGRTQSRGKAPVPGGGKARAGEKAKELAGGLPSSDLADLIQQLTDQMHNAAAELQFEVAARFRDEISELKKELRQMTNAGAK from the coding sequence ATGAGACAGGTGTCTGAGCTGCAGCGAATGGTCGCCCCGCTGAAGGTGGTGTCGGACTTCGATCCGGCCGGCGACCAGCCCACCGCGATCGCGGACCTGGAGCGGCGGATCAACGCCGGCGAGCAGGACGTGGTCCTGCTCGGCGCGACCGGTACCGGCAAGACCGCGACGATGGCGTGGCTGGCCGAGCGGGTGCAGCGGCCGATGCTCATCCTGCAGCCGAACAAGACCCTCGCCGCCCAGTTCGCGAACGAGCTGCGCAACTTCTTCCCGGAGAACGCGGTCGAGTACTTCGTCTCGTACTACGACTACTACCAGCCCGAGGCGTACGTGCCGCAGACGGACACGTACATCGAGAAGGACTCGTCGATCAACGAGGAGGTGGAGCGGCTCCGGCACTCCGCCACCTGGTCGCTGCTGACCCGCCGGGACGTGGTCGTGGTGGCGACCGTGTCCTGTATCTACGGCCTGGGCTCCGCGGACGAGTACCTGAACCGGATGATCCACGTGAAGGTCGGCACCGAGATGGACCGTGACGGTCTGCTCCGGAAGCTGGTCGGCGTGCAGTACGCGCGCAACGACCTGGCCGGCACCCGCGGCACCTTCCGGGTCCGCGGCGACACGCTCGAGGTGTTCCCGGTGTACCAGGAGCTCGCCGTCCGGGTGGAGTTCTTCGGTGACGAGATCGAGCGGGTGATGACGATGCACCCGTTGACCGGTGAGGTGCTGAGCGAGGAGGACGAGGTCTACATCGGCGCCGCCACGCACTACGTGACCGCGCCGGAGCGGATGGAGAAGGCGATCACCTCGATCGAGGCCGAGCTGGCGGAGCGGCTGGCCGAGCTGGAGCGCAACGGGCAGCTGCTGGAGGCGCAGCGGCTCCGGATGCGGACCACGTACGACATCGAGATGATGCGCCAGATCGGGACCTGTTCGGGGATCGAGAACTACTCCCGGCACACCGACGGCCGCGAGCCCGGGACCGCGCCGCACTGTCTGCTGGACTACTTCCCCGAGGACTTCCTGCTGGTCATCGACGAGTCGCACGTGACCGTCCCGCAGATCGGCGGGATGTACGAGGGCGACATGTCGCGGAAGCGGACCCTGGTCGAGCACGGGTTCCGGCTGCCGTCCGCGATGGACAACCGGCCGCTGCGCTGGGAGGAGTTCCTGGAGCGGATCGGGCAGACCGTGTACCTGTCCGCGACGCCGGGGCAGTACGAGCAGGACAAGTCCGACGGGTTCGTGGAGCAGATCATCCGGCCGACCGGTCTGGTCGACCCCGAGGTGATCGTGAAGCCGACCAAGGGCCAGATCGACGACCTGATCCACGAGATCCGGCTCCGGGTGGAGCGGAACGAGCGGGTCCTGGTCACCACGCTGACCAAGAAGATGTCCGAGGACCTGACCGACTACCTGCTGGAGATGGGCATCCGGACCAGGTACCTGCACAGCGAGGTGGACACGCTCCGCCGGGTCGAGCTGCTGCGCGAGCTGCGGATGGGCGAGTTCGACGTCCTGGTCGGCATCAACCTGCTGCGGGAGGGTCTTGACCTGCCGGAGGTGTCACTGGTCGCGATCCTGGACGCGGACAAGGAAGGCTTCCTGCGGTCCGGGCGGTCGCTGATCCAGACCATCGGGCGAGCGGCCCGGAACGTGTCCGGTCAGGTGTTCATGTACGCGGACAAGATCACCCCGTCGATGGAGCAGGCGATCGACGAGACGAACCGCCGGCGCGCGAAGCAGAACGCGTACAACGAGGCGAACGGGGTCGACCCGCAGCCGCTGCGGAAGAAGATCGCCGACATCACCGACATGCTGGCGCGGGAGGACGCGGACACCGCCGAGCTGCTCGGCTCCGGCCGGACGCAGTCGCGCGGCAAGGCGCCGGTGCCGGGTGGTGGCAAGGCGCGTGCCGGTGAGAAGGCGAAGGAGCTGGCCGGTGGCCTGCCGTCGTCCGACCTGGCCGATCTGATCCAGCAGTTGACCGACCAGATGCACAACGCGGCCGCGGAGCTCCAGTTCGAGGTCGCCGCCCGGTTCCGGGACGAGATCTCCGAGCTGAAGAAGGAGCTCCGCCAGATGACCAACGCCGGCGCGAAGTAA
- a CDS encoding zinc ribbon domain-containing protein, whose protein sequence is MGPATDGAARAGPDVRGWEEGVVCPRCSSDVPEVSRFCHHCGNDLRTGDAERKNAYAARPDEPVASFKLVSTIMPQGSGKQPYTYKVALGIALLLTVLTAALGALPVAIMIAAFAIPIVYIIYLYDVNLWEDEPIPVVAAAFVLTGVLAAVFTWLWKDKLSLSLDTIGANSAAPSGRDLLILLLLVPVVSELIRQIGPLYLASRPRYDDLMDGFTFGVVAGVGYACFETLVLHWGWISGGFAGPGSSAGTWISIVLLHGFIKPLVYGSATGLAGAEFSGLGAGYDGFTPRWVAGLIQAMAVNALFQGGVYLLGFVGGHGSTIGSVLGVVWGLLLLGALIIRVRTVLHKGLLEAALESAARGGSNHASGDLAFCSRCEMPLLPQSDFCSACGNSVRSVPKSARGVTAATGASGYEATTGETQV, encoded by the coding sequence GTGGGGCCGGCCACCGACGGCGCGGCCCGCGCCGGTCCGGACGTCCGAGGTTGGGAGGAAGGCGTGGTTTGCCCGCGCTGCAGCTCTGACGTCCCCGAGGTCTCGCGGTTCTGCCATCACTGTGGCAACGACCTGCGTACCGGGGATGCCGAGCGGAAGAATGCGTACGCCGCCAGGCCCGATGAGCCCGTGGCGTCGTTCAAGCTCGTGTCCACGATCATGCCGCAGGGGTCCGGCAAACAGCCGTACACCTACAAGGTCGCGCTCGGCATCGCCCTGCTGCTGACCGTGCTGACCGCCGCGCTCGGCGCGCTGCCGGTCGCCATCATGATCGCGGCCTTCGCCATCCCGATCGTCTACATCATCTACTTGTACGACGTGAACCTGTGGGAGGACGAGCCGATCCCGGTGGTCGCCGCGGCCTTCGTGCTGACCGGCGTACTCGCGGCCGTGTTCACCTGGTTGTGGAAGGACAAGCTGTCACTGTCCCTGGACACGATCGGCGCCAACAGCGCCGCGCCGTCCGGGCGGGACCTGCTGATCCTGCTCCTGCTGGTTCCGGTCGTGTCGGAGCTCATCCGCCAGATCGGTCCGCTCTACCTGGCGTCCCGCCCGCGCTACGACGACCTGATGGACGGCTTCACGTTCGGTGTCGTCGCCGGTGTCGGGTACGCCTGCTTCGAGACGCTCGTACTGCACTGGGGCTGGATCAGCGGCGGCTTCGCCGGTCCGGGCAGCAGCGCGGGTACGTGGATCTCCATCGTGCTGCTGCACGGCTTCATCAAGCCACTGGTGTACGGATCGGCGACCGGACTTGCCGGTGCGGAGTTCTCCGGACTCGGCGCCGGGTACGACGGCTTCACGCCCCGCTGGGTGGCCGGACTGATCCAGGCGATGGCGGTGAACGCGCTGTTCCAGGGCGGGGTGTACCTGCTCGGCTTCGTCGGCGGCCACGGTTCGACGATCGGCTCGGTCCTCGGCGTGGTCTGGGGCCTGCTGCTGCTCGGCGCACTGATCATCCGGGTCCGTACGGTGCTCCACAAGGGCCTGCTGGAGGCGGCGCTGGAGTCCGCGGCGCGCGGCGGCTCGAACCACGCTTCGGGCGACCTGGCCTTCTGCTCGCGCTGTGAGATGCCGCTGCTTCCGCAGTCCGACTTCTGCTCCGCCTGTGGCAACTCGGTGCGTTCGGTACCGAAGTCCGCCCGTGGAGTGACCGCGGCGACCGGCGCCAGTGGGTACGAAGCGACGACTGGGGAGACGCAGGTATGA
- the coaE gene encoding dephospho-CoA kinase, protein MLRVGLTGGIGAGKSAVSARLAARGAVVIDSDVLAREVVARGTDGLAEVVAAFGTGVLTADGELDRPAVGRIVFGDDTARRKLEGIIHPRVRARAAEIERDAAADAVVVHDIPLLVETGQADKFDLVLVVDVPVEVQVERLTSQRGMTEAEATRRIASQASREERLAVADVVVDNSGSRADLDRRVDALWAEWEHPAGHGPDTKR, encoded by the coding sequence GTGTTGAGAGTGGGACTGACCGGTGGGATCGGCGCGGGGAAGAGCGCGGTGTCGGCGCGGCTGGCGGCGCGGGGCGCGGTGGTGATCGACTCCGACGTACTGGCGCGTGAGGTGGTCGCGCGGGGGACCGACGGCCTGGCCGAAGTGGTGGCCGCGTTCGGTACGGGCGTGCTGACCGCTGACGGTGAGTTGGATCGCCCCGCGGTCGGGCGGATCGTGTTCGGTGACGACACCGCACGGCGCAAGCTCGAAGGGATCATCCACCCACGCGTACGCGCCCGGGCGGCCGAGATCGAGCGGGACGCGGCGGCGGACGCGGTCGTCGTGCACGACATTCCGCTGCTGGTCGAGACCGGTCAGGCGGACAAGTTCGACCTGGTACTGGTGGTCGACGTACCGGTGGAGGTGCAGGTCGAGCGGCTCACCTCGCAGCGCGGGATGACCGAGGCGGAGGCGACGCGGCGGATCGCCAGCCAGGCGTCCCGCGAGGAGCGGCTCGCGGTCGCGGACGTGGTCGTGGACAACTCGGGCAGCCGCGCCGACCTGGACCGGCGAGTGGATGCGCTCTGGGCCGAGTGGGAACACCCCGCAGGGCACGGTCCGGACACGAAAAGGTGA
- the rpsA gene encoding 30S ribosomal protein S1, whose translation MTASIEAPLDPAVRSTPQVAVNDIGSEEDFLAAIDQTIKYFNDGDIVEGTIVKVDRDEVLLDIGYKTEGVIPSRELSIKHDVDPNEVVNVGDHVEALVLQKEDKEGRLILSKKRAQYEKAWGTIEKIKEEDGVVTGTVIEVVKGGLILDIGLRGFLPASLVEMRRVRDLQPYVGQEIEAKIIELDKNRNNVVLSRRAWLEQTQSEVRMNFLTQLQKGQIRKGVVSSIVNFGAFVDLGGVDGLVHVSELSWKHIDHPTEVVEVGQEVTVEVLDVDMDRERVSLSLKATQEDPWQQFARTHQMGQIVPGKVTKLVPFGAFVRVEEGIEGLVHISELAERHVEIPEQVVQVNDDVMVKIIDIDLERRRISLSLKQANEGVDPVSDDFDPTLYGMTATYDDQGNYIYPEGFDPETGEWLEGFDAQREEWERQYAEAHTRWEAHKKQIEDAKTADVEAGEASTYSSAAAPKDDAPVEGALASDEALQALREKLTGQG comes from the coding sequence ATGACGGCCAGCATCGAGGCTCCCCTCGACCCAGCAGTTCGCAGCACCCCGCAGGTAGCGGTCAATGACATCGGGTCGGAGGAAGACTTCCTCGCGGCGATCGATCAGACCATCAAGTACTTCAACGACGGCGACATCGTCGAGGGCACCATCGTCAAGGTCGACCGGGACGAGGTCCTGCTCGACATCGGTTACAAGACCGAAGGCGTGATCCCGTCCCGCGAGCTGTCGATCAAGCACGACGTCGACCCGAACGAGGTCGTCAACGTCGGCGACCACGTCGAGGCCCTGGTTCTCCAGAAGGAGGACAAGGAAGGCCGCCTGATCCTCTCGAAGAAGCGCGCCCAGTACGAGAAGGCCTGGGGCACGATCGAGAAGATCAAGGAAGAGGACGGCGTCGTCACCGGCACCGTCATCGAGGTCGTCAAGGGTGGACTCATCCTGGACATCGGCCTCCGCGGCTTCCTGCCGGCCTCGCTGGTCGAGATGCGCCGGGTCCGCGACCTCCAGCCGTACGTCGGCCAGGAGATCGAGGCGAAGATCATCGAGCTGGACAAGAACCGCAACAACGTGGTTCTGTCCCGCCGCGCCTGGCTGGAGCAGACCCAGTCCGAGGTGCGGATGAACTTCCTCACCCAGCTGCAGAAGGGCCAGATCCGCAAGGGCGTCGTGTCCTCGATCGTCAACTTCGGTGCGTTCGTGGACCTCGGCGGCGTCGACGGTCTGGTGCACGTCTCGGAGCTGTCCTGGAAGCACATCGACCACCCGACCGAGGTGGTCGAGGTCGGCCAGGAGGTCACCGTCGAGGTGCTGGACGTCGACATGGACCGCGAGCGCGTCTCGCTGTCGCTGAAGGCGACCCAGGAAGACCCGTGGCAGCAGTTCGCCCGGACCCACCAGATGGGCCAGATCGTGCCCGGCAAGGTCACCAAGCTGGTTCCGTTCGGTGCGTTCGTCCGCGTGGAGGAGGGCATCGAGGGTCTGGTGCACATCTCCGAGCTGGCCGAGCGGCACGTCGAGATCCCGGAGCAGGTTGTCCAGGTCAACGACGACGTGATGGTCAAGATCATCGACATCGACCTGGAGCGGCGCCGGATCTCGCTGTCGCTGAAGCAGGCCAACGAGGGTGTCGACCCGGTCTCGGACGACTTCGACCCGACGCTGTACGGCATGACCGCGACGTACGACGACCAGGGCAACTACATCTACCCCGAGGGTTTCGACCCCGAGACGGGCGAGTGGCTCGAGGGCTTCGACGCGCAGCGCGAGGAGTGGGAGCGGCAGTACGCCGAGGCCCACACGCGCTGGGAGGCCCACAAGAAGCAGATCGAGGACGCCAAGACGGCGGACGTCGAAGCCGGCGAGGCGTCGACGTACTCCTCGGCCGCTGCCCCGAAGGACGACGCCCCGGTCGAGGGTGCGCTCGCTTCCGACGAGGCGCTGCAGGCACTCCGCGAGAAGCTGACCGGCCAGGGCTGA
- a CDS encoding phosphotransferase family protein, which produces MSDMAASAVPLAGGYGGQTFAVSAGGEDAVIKLYVKDPERAAVDAALLQLVRGLLPVPRVLDLKRDGTFDDPPYLLTERLPGVNLQEFLQSATDDQRRTVGSQLGELLACLSGMPFLRTGMFRDSDLVIEPFDLGDLSEYSAGQVLGFDARQQDGFADVVAAAEDVLAGGVDRVCLVHGDFNPKNLLVDPATARITGLIDWEFAHAGSPYTDLGNLFRFCTDPVLAGATLDGLGRGGLDLGEPLVDLGRAADLWALLELAGRAAEHEVAAAAKRLVTRMADTGTLAGGRPDLSAVR; this is translated from the coding sequence ATGAGCGACATGGCAGCCAGTGCGGTTCCGCTTGCCGGTGGGTACGGCGGGCAGACGTTCGCGGTCAGCGCCGGCGGTGAGGACGCGGTCATCAAGCTCTACGTCAAGGACCCCGAGCGGGCGGCTGTGGACGCCGCATTGCTCCAGCTCGTACGCGGGTTGCTGCCGGTGCCGCGGGTGCTGGACCTGAAGCGCGACGGTACGTTCGACGACCCTCCGTACCTGCTGACCGAGCGGCTGCCGGGAGTGAACCTGCAGGAGTTCCTGCAGTCGGCAACGGACGACCAGCGGCGTACGGTCGGATCGCAGTTGGGGGAGCTGCTGGCGTGCCTGAGCGGCATGCCCTTCCTCCGCACCGGCATGTTCCGGGACAGCGATCTGGTCATCGAGCCATTCGACCTCGGTGACCTGTCCGAGTACTCCGCCGGGCAGGTTCTGGGGTTCGACGCCAGGCAGCAGGACGGGTTCGCCGACGTGGTCGCGGCGGCCGAGGACGTACTGGCCGGCGGCGTCGACCGGGTCTGCCTCGTGCACGGCGACTTCAACCCGAAGAACCTCCTGGTCGACCCGGCGACGGCCCGGATCACCGGACTGATCGACTGGGAGTTCGCCCACGCCGGGTCGCCGTACACCGATCTGGGGAACCTGTTCCGGTTCTGCACCGACCCGGTCCTGGCCGGCGCGACCCTCGACGGGCTCGGCCGCGGTGGGCTGGACCTGGGGGAGCCGCTGGTGGACCTCGGCCGGGCGGCGGACCTGTGGGCGCTCCTGGAGCTGGCCGGGCGCGCGGCCGAGCACGAGGTCGCGGCCGCCGCGAAACGCCTGGTCACGCGGATGGCGGACACCGGCACGCTCGCCGGCGGCCGGCCGGACCTGAGCGCCGTACGGTAG
- a CDS encoding methyltransferase domain-containing protein: MNQPVRVELSEAQTSRASRAYWDSAADEYLAEHGEFLGDDRFIWCPEGVDEEAAQLLGPVRGKRVLEVGCGAAQCSRWLVGQGADVVAFDISVEQVRVSRALDARTGTAVRTVAADAVALPYRDSTFDLACSAFGALPFVADVGTAFGELHRVLKPGGLLVFSVTHPLRWALPDDPSEVGLRITQSYFDRRPYVELDPAGTPVYAEHHRTLGDWVRELTGAGFVIDDLLEPEWPAGHDLVWGGWGPVRGRVVPGTAIWTAHNGHQP; the protein is encoded by the coding sequence GTGAACCAGCCGGTACGGGTAGAGCTGAGTGAGGCGCAGACCTCTCGGGCCAGTCGGGCGTACTGGGACTCGGCGGCTGATGAGTATCTGGCCGAGCACGGGGAGTTCCTCGGGGACGACCGGTTCATCTGGTGTCCGGAGGGTGTTGACGAGGAGGCGGCTCAGCTCCTCGGACCAGTACGTGGCAAGCGAGTCCTTGAGGTCGGCTGCGGCGCGGCGCAGTGCTCGCGCTGGCTGGTCGGTCAGGGCGCTGATGTGGTCGCGTTCGACATCTCCGTCGAGCAGGTCCGAGTCAGCAGAGCGCTGGACGCTCGTACTGGCACAGCCGTTCGCACCGTCGCAGCAGACGCGGTAGCGCTCCCGTACCGCGACAGCACGTTCGACCTCGCCTGCTCGGCCTTCGGCGCGCTCCCGTTCGTCGCAGACGTGGGTACTGCGTTCGGCGAACTGCACCGAGTGCTGAAGCCCGGTGGGCTACTGGTCTTCTCAGTGACCCACCCACTGCGCTGGGCGCTGCCGGACGACCCGTCGGAAGTTGGTCTCCGCATCACGCAGTCCTACTTCGACCGGCGGCCGTACGTCGAGCTGGACCCAGCAGGCACACCTGTGTACGCCGAGCATCACCGGACGCTCGGCGACTGGGTACGCGAGCTCACCGGCGCTGGTTTCGTGATCGACGACCTGCTGGAGCCCGAGTGGCCGGCCGGGCACGACCTGGTCTGGGGTGGCTGGGGACCGGTCCGCGGCCGGGTAGTCCCTGGTACAGCTATCTGGACCGCTCACAACGGACACCAGCCGTGA
- a CDS encoding acyltransferase: protein MTRFPAADGLRALAALAVVVSQVGLHTDAPFAAAVSRLDVGWAVFCALSGFLLYRPHVLAWFSGTLPPLTLPYLRNRALRILPALVLTAVLSIAFVPHPATRYLQWAAQTPLLFYLLLPGLGRLLTGYERPTRRSVRWRLLVLLALTVLGPVWMAAVTATGQSAAALWLPGYLGWFAVGMGLALWQVARATGRLGASTLDTLTRVPGTLWGIAAALILIAATPLAGPYDHSTPTPAQALLKNLVYTAVVACVLFPVLTPTAATVRVLGGRPARYAAQLSYGVVAYQFVVLGVLHGPFAVQLPVALVASVAIAAISYRLIERPALRLGRRLENTAATKTDTKAISPSSSPAR, encoded by the coding sequence GTGACGCGCTTCCCGGCGGCTGACGGGCTGCGGGCGCTGGCGGCTCTCGCGGTGGTCGTGTCGCAGGTCGGGCTGCACACCGATGCGCCGTTCGCCGCGGCGGTGTCCCGGCTGGACGTCGGCTGGGCCGTCTTCTGCGCGCTCTCCGGCTTCCTGCTCTACCGCCCGCATGTGCTGGCGTGGTTCTCCGGCACGCTCCCGCCGCTGACCCTCCCCTACCTGCGCAACCGCGCGCTCCGCATCCTCCCCGCGCTTGTACTCACTGCGGTCCTGTCGATCGCGTTCGTCCCGCATCCGGCGACCAGGTACCTCCAGTGGGCCGCCCAGACACCGCTCCTGTTCTACCTCCTCCTCCCTGGTCTCGGCAGGTTGCTGACTGGCTATGAGCGCCCCACCCGTCGCAGCGTGCGCTGGCGGCTGCTCGTACTCCTCGCACTGACTGTTCTCGGACCAGTCTGGATGGCTGCAGTGACAGCCACCGGTCAATCAGCAGCTGCTCTCTGGCTGCCCGGCTACCTCGGCTGGTTCGCGGTTGGCATGGGACTGGCGCTCTGGCAGGTCGCCCGCGCCACTGGTCGTCTCGGTGCATCCACCCTGGACACGCTGACCAGAGTCCCTGGCACGCTCTGGGGCATCGCCGCAGCACTCATCCTGATCGCGGCGACCCCGCTGGCCGGTCCGTACGATCACTCCACGCCCACTCCGGCGCAGGCACTGCTCAAGAACCTCGTGTACACGGCAGTGGTCGCGTGCGTGCTCTTCCCGGTACTGACACCGACTGCAGCAACAGTCCGCGTACTAGGCGGTCGACCGGCTCGGTACGCGGCTCAGCTCTCGTACGGCGTGGTGGCGTACCAGTTCGTCGTACTAGGCGTTCTGCATGGACCGTTTGCGGTACAGCTCCCGGTGGCGCTCGTGGCGTCGGTAGCGATCGCCGCGATCAGCTACCGCCTGATCGAGCGACCAGCTCTGCGCCTAGGCAGACGCCTTGAGAACACGGCCGCGACGAAGACCGACACCAAAGCAATCAGTCCGAGCAGCAGCCCCGCGCGGTAG